The genomic interval AAGGATAAACTTAAGCACCCCTCTATATCCTGTCCAATGCATGAATATACCCTTTGACCCCTTTCTTTGGGGGCTTGCTCTTGAATTGACGTGTCTGTCTCTGCTTGAATTTGGGGGGTCCCTTGCGAGGCGTTGTGGGACCCCCCGAGTTGTTAATAGGAGCCAGGACGTTGGATGCTGGTAAGCCGGAGCTCATCACTAGGTCAAATGTCAGCACTTCAATGTTAGACGTGGATACCTAGAAGTCAACAAATAATACaacaaaggttggacatctttttagaaaggaaaggtatacagggatataccaaataagtaacatgggaaggatattgatccagggagttatctgattgccaattatgggagtcaggaaggaatttattttccccttatgagatatcattggatgatactgtatgtcactggggtttttgtttgctttcctctggattaatatactgtaaatacaaatataggataaagtatctgttgtctaaatttagcataggttgaacttgatggacgtatgtcttttttcaaccttctctactatgtaactatgtaatacagcACATGATACAAAGTATCTCTATACATCCAGCAACCCAACATAAACTAATGAGCATCACCCCAATACATGCCTGTCAAATTGGCACTCATTAAAGAAGAATTATATAAAAACATGTGTATAAGATGGTGATTTCTCACACAGAAactaaacaccccccccccccccggggcaactaccaccttcacccaccccctgtaccaacaacaggaatgggtaaaagtgctattaacccAAGATAGCTAATAACACTTTTACCCATTCAAAAAAAATGCAgtgaaataaattaaaataaatggctGTATGTAGATGTTGGATCTTGAATAGTAAGCTGTGTATATGGTAATACCTATTACCTCCCTCCCAGGGATAGGGATAAGAAAGAACGCACAATGGTATAGTATGTAGTAATTAGGTCTATTACATCTATTAAAACATATTATTATCCACTCACATTTTCAAATGTGTAATAGTACAATGGAGAGAACCGCTGGTACACATGGGGTTGTACACCATCTGCTACTGCTGTCTAGTGCGCTTCCACGTACGTCACGCcgacgtcacttcctgtgatgACTCGGGTAAGGGCGGAAGAAGCAACTAAGTATACTCGGCTTCTGCAGTCTGCCAGGACCCTCTGTGTCAgcactcagtggttcccaaagcGTCAGATTCTACACGTTTCGCTATGGCTTGGTGATTCCGGAAGAAACCATAGCGAACGTACCATTGAGCATTCTTTCTTTCTTATCCCTATGCCTGGGAGGGAGGTAATAGGTATTACCATATACACAGCTTACCATTCAAGATCCAACATCTACATACAGCCATCGTTCAGAGATTCCTTGCAAAGGGCTCCTACTATCAGAGAGAGATGAGTCTCTGATATGTCTTCTATTTTCAGAAGAAATATGTGAGTGGAACTGACACATTATTGTTTTGGATACACCTTGACTTTATTGTGTGCACCATTATATTTTTCATACTTCTCCACATATTACATCTGAGATCTGcagcgctccccttacctggaagacgacccatataatataggcctgatgtaccactgtgacagtcaatagtcaacctaaaaaataaacaagcaccaaaaatactacATTAAATCATAACAATCACCAAAAGAAACACcgaaataaacaacaataaaaaagtaacCCCCAAAAAATACcagaaaataaaagaaaacaccAAAAGAAACTGATTGCATTTTTTCATTTAGATTTTTTTGCTTGCCCGctgattgccaatgtatttatttatgcccctgtcacggtagaccaggtcctttaacacatttatatttcagggatcattcaataggcaaaacaaggcagtgaaataaaatggggtttatttggataaaacctcggaaatacaacaacaacaacaacaaaaatacagaaatatacaaaCTTACTGGGGTCTAGTGgttgagatctagcctttcctaggtgcagaccTCCCACTTGCAAGGACTGACCCTGATCTGAACCTCGTTCTGGACGTCCTGGACTGAGATTCAGACAAAACTCCTGACCATGACCGTTACGTTCTCatatgagaacttggtcctcgcatctggcttagtctctgcgaggcagactttcctagcttcaaaacgaagccggttgctctgctatttgggacagagcaactttgaaaagcctgccctagcttcatcgactcaagtcacaaaatcgtctggttctctgactggggcttctccttacataccccccgctgagctatgttcagcatggaggaaggaggagcgaccaatcagagtttGGGAATTCCTCCCtgtcagccaatagaaacaggggctcgttTCTCGGCTGACATCCGAGGAGGAGGCGTCccaagccggctcgaaaagccaggtgagcgggaaatatgatttagccaatgggagaagtgcctatgagctgtatctcccccagctaactcattgccacccgctgggcaggccccaccaagtctggcagatacaaaaggtgtccccacagggtgccctttgttctccggacctggcaATTCACCCCTCCCTCGCCCACCAACCGGTCTTCCcatctctggacatcctctcctctttaACTACAGACGCTATACAACCATGCCGGCGTCTATGCTGATGtcctggctgactgtatagagccttatagtaaatgcttaaaacattataaagtacacattggggaaccttatacttataagggaaatggatttgggatatttgggctcgaaatccaggagtctggggtaCACTGGGTTgacccggtgtaattcaccccgtgtaccggcaaatcatgcctgctcgccggggagacTTAAAGGACTACCAGTAACTCCGGCTCCTGTTTTCccgcaaacaaaataattgaatTTCtgcccaaatatcccccctaaaactgacacacaagaaatctcacagttctatGGCCAATGGAACATGAAAACCGAAAataagcaggggtcactttattttccacatgcATTATCaatggtccctggcttatggtgcttatgtagctaccagggacccc from Ascaphus truei isolate aAscTru1 chromosome 17, aAscTru1.hap1, whole genome shotgun sequence carries:
- the PDE6H gene encoding retinal cone rhodopsin-sensitive cGMP 3',5'-cyclic phosphodiesterase subunit gamma, yielding MSSGLPASNVLAPINNSGGPTTPRKGPPKFKQRQTRQFKSKPPKKGVKGFGDDIPGMEGLGTDITVICPWEAFSHLELHELAQFGII